The following are encoded in a window of Lichenicola cladoniae genomic DNA:
- a CDS encoding ABC transporter permease: MRESLPARLFHGFRARPENWLVVVLLAVCIGLSIASPAFLTVSNLIDLVESYSVRAILAMGLFVVLIAGGIDISFAAVASVAQYVAAALAAKLGLAPIVVLPAGLAVGVLLGCLNATLIHYARVTSIIITIATMNTYFAFLMFFTGGHSIYDLPDWWSNRIVLFQTEAPNGDLIRITLPILVMVLAIALTWFLLNRTRAGRQLYAMGGNIESARRIGISIAKMHYLAYGFLGFMAALAGLLQAHRVGESVPNALYGSELDVLSAAVLGGASLAGGVGTVGGVVLGILLLAVIQNGLNLLGISPYCFSIITGAVIVISTSVTVMSARGRRRSRVIGLEVPQHG; this comes from the coding sequence ATGCGTGAGTCTCTTCCGGCCCGGCTGTTCCATGGCTTCCGGGCGCGTCCGGAGAACTGGCTGGTCGTCGTCCTGCTCGCGGTGTGCATCGGCCTTTCCATTGCATCTCCGGCCTTCCTGACGGTTTCGAACCTGATCGATCTGGTTGAGAGTTATTCCGTCAGGGCGATCCTCGCGATGGGCCTGTTCGTCGTGCTGATCGCCGGCGGCATCGACATCTCGTTCGCAGCGGTCGCGTCGGTTGCGCAATATGTGGCGGCTGCGCTGGCGGCAAAGCTCGGGCTGGCGCCGATCGTGGTGCTTCCGGCCGGCCTGGCGGTCGGCGTGCTGCTGGGATGCCTGAATGCCACCCTGATCCATTATGCCCGGGTGACATCGATCATCATCACCATTGCGACGATGAACACCTATTTCGCCTTCCTGATGTTCTTTACCGGCGGGCACTCGATCTACGACCTGCCGGACTGGTGGTCGAACAGGATCGTGCTGTTCCAGACCGAGGCGCCCAACGGCGACCTGATTCGCATCACCTTGCCGATCCTGGTGATGGTCCTGGCGATCGCGCTGACATGGTTCCTGTTGAACCGCACGCGCGCAGGGCGGCAGCTTTATGCGATGGGCGGAAATATCGAGTCGGCACGACGGATCGGCATCAGTATCGCCAAGATGCATTACCTCGCATACGGGTTCCTCGGGTTCATGGCGGCACTTGCAGGATTGCTGCAGGCGCATCGGGTCGGCGAGAGCGTACCGAACGCACTGTACGGAAGCGAACTCGACGTGCTTTCGGCGGCGGTCCTGGGTGGCGCCAGCCTCGCCGGCGGTGTCGGTACGGTCGGGGGCGTCGTGCTCGGCATCCTGCTGCTCGCCGTTATCCAGAACGGACTCAACCTGCTCGGCATTTCCCCATACTGCTTCAGCATCATAACGGGCGCGGTCATCGTGATCTCGACCAGCGTCACCGTCATGTCGGCCCGTGGCCGGCGCCGCAGCCGGGTGATCGGCCTCGAGGTCCCGCAGCATGGGTGA
- a CDS encoding NAD(P)/FAD-dependent oxidoreductase — protein sequence MRIAVIGAGIAGLACADELRRHDHPVTVFDKGRGPGGRMSTRRLDTPSGQAGFDHGAQYFTARDPAFLAQVEQWETLGLVASWPAAGPDAWTGAPSMNAPARHLAASLDVRLGARIETMSRRRQERGGAAAWHLQVEQQSAQGPFDAVVVAIPSEQAATLLAAWDDDFAALARATPSRPCWTVVAAFAERLPVATDLLQHLRPIQWAARNSAKPGRSPPESWVIQADPDWSDAHLEEAPETILADLLAAFSTVAGIRLPPPLVARAHRWRYARSGSAGVAMLWNDALRLGVCGDWLLGARVECAWLSGTRLAAAILDGAGRPTNMAEPT from the coding sequence ATGCGGATTGCGGTCATCGGTGCCGGGATTGCCGGGCTGGCTTGTGCCGATGAATTGCGGCGACACGACCATCCGGTGACGGTGTTCGACAAGGGGCGCGGACCCGGCGGCCGGATGTCGACGAGGCGGCTGGACACCCCTTCCGGCCAGGCAGGCTTCGATCACGGCGCGCAGTATTTCACGGCCCGCGATCCGGCCTTCCTGGCGCAGGTGGAGCAATGGGAAACGCTGGGACTGGTCGCAAGCTGGCCGGCCGCCGGTCCCGATGCCTGGACCGGCGCGCCGTCGATGAACGCGCCCGCCCGCCACCTCGCGGCCAGCCTCGACGTGCGTCTTGGGGCCAGGATCGAGACGATGAGCCGGCGCCGCCAGGAGCGTGGTGGTGCGGCGGCGTGGCATCTTCAGGTCGAGCAGCAATCTGCACAGGGGCCGTTCGATGCCGTCGTGGTGGCCATTCCATCCGAGCAGGCCGCGACTCTGCTCGCTGCATGGGACGACGACTTCGCCGCACTTGCCCGGGCCACGCCATCACGTCCCTGCTGGACGGTCGTGGCCGCATTCGCCGAGCGCCTGCCGGTCGCTACCGACCTGCTGCAGCACTTGAGACCCATCCAGTGGGCGGCGCGCAACTCCGCCAAGCCTGGACGGTCACCGCCGGAGAGCTGGGTCATCCAGGCCGATCCGGACTGGTCGGACGCGCATCTCGAGGAAGCACCGGAGACCATCCTGGCGGACCTGCTCGCCGCCTTCTCGACCGTCGCCGGCATTCGACTGCCGCCACCGCTCGTCGCCCGGGCGCATCGCTGGCGTTACGCGCGGTCGGGCAGCGCGGGCGTGGCGATGCTGTGGAACGATGCGTTGCGCCTCGGCGTCTGTGGCGACTGGCTGCTCGGTGCACGGGTCGAATGCGCCTGGCTGTCCGGCACGCGCCTGGCTGCCGCAATCCTGGACGGTGCCGGACGCCCGACGAACATGGCGGAGCCGACCTGA
- a CDS encoding ABC transporter permease, with protein MGDVPASVPARRGLDGFMLQLRRDIPGKLPGLSIVLVVLLAGFSIVVPGFLSVGTFQSMMFQLPQLGLLAMAMALPMISGGLNLAIIATANACGLIMVVVMRALIPAAASGSTVAFGLVAALAAGLAAGIAIGGATGLLIARTGVHPILITLGVQSIVEGVSVLLTHGKVVSGLPSIYGKIGNSVVMGVPVTFLALAVVAIVVGIVLKRTSFGIALAMTGSNPEATQYSSVDVKRVLVKVYALSGILCFLAACLMLARFNSASSAYAKSYLLVTVLAAVLGGVDPFGGFGKISGIMLALGVLQVISSGCNLLGFSDYLTLGIWGLTLIAVMSVQGVSRR; from the coding sequence ATGGGTGACGTTCCCGCATCCGTCCCTGCACGGCGAGGCCTGGACGGTTTCATGCTGCAGTTGCGCAGGGACATTCCCGGCAAGCTCCCCGGCCTGTCGATCGTGCTGGTCGTGCTGCTGGCCGGTTTCTCGATCGTGGTTCCCGGCTTCCTGTCGGTCGGCACGTTCCAGTCGATGATGTTCCAGTTGCCGCAGCTGGGATTGCTGGCGATGGCCATGGCGCTGCCGATGATTTCCGGCGGACTGAACCTCGCCATCATCGCGACGGCCAACGCGTGCGGCCTGATCATGGTCGTTGTCATGCGAGCCTTGATCCCGGCGGCGGCATCGGGCTCGACCGTGGCGTTCGGGCTCGTCGCCGCACTGGCTGCCGGCCTGGCCGCCGGCATCGCGATCGGCGGTGCGACCGGATTGCTGATCGCGCGCACCGGCGTGCATCCGATCCTGATCACACTCGGCGTCCAGTCCATCGTCGAGGGAGTCAGTGTCCTGCTGACGCATGGCAAAGTCGTATCTGGCCTGCCTTCGATCTACGGCAAAATCGGCAACAGCGTCGTGATGGGAGTCCCGGTGACCTTCCTGGCGTTGGCGGTGGTGGCGATCGTGGTCGGCATCGTCCTCAAGCGGACATCGTTCGGCATTGCGCTGGCGATGACCGGCTCCAACCCGGAGGCGACGCAATACTCGTCGGTCGACGTCAAGCGGGTCCTGGTGAAAGTCTATGCGCTCTCAGGCATACTCTGTTTCCTGGCTGCCTGCCTGATGCTTGCCCGCTTCAACTCGGCGAGCTCCGCCTATGCGAAATCGTATCTGCTGGTCACGGTCCTGGCAGCCGTTCTCGGCGGCGTCGATCCGTTCGGCGGCTTCGGGAAAATCAGCGGGATCATGCTGGCGCTCGGCGTGCTGCAGGTCATTTCGTCCGGCTGCAACCTGCTGGGCTTCAGCGACTACCTCACTCTTGGTATCTGGGGCCTCACCCTGATCGCAGTCATGAGCGTGCAAGGCGTTTCCAGGCGGTAG
- a CDS encoding UbiH/UbiF/VisC/COQ6 family ubiquinone biosynthesis hydroxylase: protein MSNTNLDVAVCVVGAGPVGATLACRLGAAGLPVAIVDRAALPPMEHPDFDGRAYAIAASSRRLLEAAGVWSHLPLPSCPIEGIRVSDGKPGQPASPLFLHFDHHEVGEPFGWMTEARSLRVALNATLHAMPAIVVAAPTEASVTRTDQAAIVRTTDGRTIRAQLVVAAEGRESPLRRQAGIAVTRFGYRQAGLVCAIAHTKPHHNHALEHFLPGGPFAQLPMAPTEGAPHLSAIVWSERDAVARKLMALDDTHYANEIQRRLGSHLGDIRLVGRRWLYPLSALHAHSYVATRLALIGDAAHGIHPIAGQGLNLGFRDVEALAGLLTEAHAGGTDLGDPELLRRYQAARRPANLAMLAATDLLDRLFSNDNPALRLVRDLGIAGVHRMPRLRRAFMTAAMGGGRS from the coding sequence ATGAGTAACACCAATCTGGACGTCGCCGTCTGCGTCGTCGGTGCCGGACCGGTCGGCGCCACCCTCGCCTGCCGTCTTGGCGCCGCCGGCTTACCGGTGGCGATCGTCGACCGGGCGGCACTTCCGCCGATGGAACATCCGGATTTCGATGGCCGCGCCTATGCGATCGCCGCGAGTTCGCGGCGCCTGCTCGAGGCCGCCGGCGTGTGGAGCCACCTGCCGCTGCCGTCCTGCCCGATCGAGGGCATCCGGGTATCCGACGGCAAGCCGGGGCAGCCGGCTTCGCCGCTGTTCCTGCATTTCGACCATCACGAGGTCGGCGAGCCGTTCGGCTGGATGACCGAGGCGCGCAGCTTGCGGGTGGCGCTGAACGCGACGCTGCACGCGATGCCCGCGATCGTCGTCGCCGCTCCCACCGAGGCCTCGGTCACCCGGACCGATCAGGCCGCCATCGTGCGCACGACCGATGGTCGCACGATACGCGCCCAGCTGGTGGTGGCGGCGGAGGGACGCGAGAGCCCGCTGCGGCGGCAGGCCGGGATCGCCGTCACCCGATTCGGCTATCGCCAGGCCGGCCTGGTCTGCGCAATCGCCCACACGAAGCCGCACCATAATCACGCGCTCGAGCATTTCCTGCCCGGTGGCCCGTTCGCGCAACTGCCGATGGCTCCGACCGAGGGCGCCCCGCATCTGTCGGCGATCGTCTGGAGCGAACGCGACGCCGTCGCCCGCAAGCTGATGGCGCTCGACGACACCCACTATGCCAACGAGATCCAGCGGCGGCTCGGCTCACACCTGGGCGACATCCGGCTGGTCGGGCGCCGCTGGCTCTACCCGCTGAGCGCCCTGCACGCGCACAGCTATGTCGCGACCCGGCTGGCGCTGATCGGCGATGCGGCACACGGCATCCATCCGATCGCCGGCCAGGGGCTCAATCTGGGCTTCCGCGACGTCGAGGCGCTGGCCGGGCTGCTGACCGAGGCGCACGCGGGCGGCACCGACCTGGGCGACCCGGAATTGCTACGTCGCTATCAGGCAGCCAGGCGCCCGGCCAACCTCGCCATGCTGGCCGCGACCGACCTGCTCGACCGGCTGTTCAGCAACGACAACCCGGCATTGCGACTGGTCCGCGACCTCGGCATCGCCGGCGTGCATCGGATGCCCCGTCTCCGGCGCGCCTTCATGACGGCGGCAATGGGCGGTGGCCGTTCATGA
- the glnK gene encoding P-II family nitrogen regulator: MKLVTAVIKPFKLDDVREALTPLGVQGLTVSEVKGFGRQKGQTEIYRGAEYHVSFLPKVKIEVAVSDDMVDQVVEAILQSAHTGKIGDGKIFVSEILRAIRIRTRETGEDAL; encoded by the coding sequence ATGAAGCTCGTCACAGCAGTCATCAAGCCCTTCAAGCTCGATGACGTAAGAGAAGCGCTGACACCGCTTGGTGTTCAGGGACTCACGGTCTCCGAGGTGAAGGGATTTGGTCGCCAGAAAGGCCAGACCGAAATCTACCGCGGCGCGGAGTACCACGTCAGCTTCCTGCCGAAGGTCAAGATCGAGGTCGCCGTGTCCGACGACATGGTGGACCAGGTGGTCGAGGCCATCCTGCAGTCGGCGCACACCGGCAAGATCGGCGACGGCAAGATCTTCGTGAGCGAGATCCTCAGAGCCATCCGGATCCGTACCCGTGAGACCGGCGAGGATGCGCTGTGA
- a CDS encoding DCC1-like thiol-disulfide oxidoreductase family protein, with translation MEFVDVSREESVCPRDRRELLARFHALENGQILSGAAAFAAMWRAIPSLRPIGLAARNPTILQMLERLYVRFLRLRPRLQALARWSERRSA, from the coding sequence ATCGAGTTCGTCGACGTGTCGCGCGAGGAGTCGGTCTGCCCGCGTGACCGGCGCGAGCTGCTGGCGCGGTTCCACGCCTTGGAGAACGGTCAGATTCTCTCCGGCGCGGCGGCCTTTGCGGCAATGTGGCGTGCGATCCCGTCGCTCAGGCCGATCGGTCTGGCGGCCCGGAACCCCACGATCCTGCAGATGCTCGAGCGGCTCTATGTCCGCTTTCTCCGTCTTCGCCCGAGGCTGCAGGCGCTCGCACGCTGGTCCGAGCGCCGGTCGGCCTGA
- a CDS encoding retroviral-like aspartic protease family protein translates to MAATTASALGVAPPASARSCERRAVATTLLRNDDGFITMPISIGGRPASMLVDTGSDTGLFTELGADRLQLSRDPTRRTLLQGTGGTGRTVQNVSYPDLVIGTLRLPGGSMPAGGLPGMPVVTPPVAGLIGADVLSQFDVELDLEQHRIVLWQIRSGSLACSPPPSWDGAFDTIPLERHGNRLTLTAKLDGVAITALVDSGARSRILSRRAAAKLGVDADRLDADPGGITAGVDLHETSYHWHRFDTLTIGGETQKRPVLTVAPLDEQLDLLLGADWFAERDVWISYATNQMFVRRITAPK, encoded by the coding sequence TTGGCCGCGACGACCGCGTCGGCACTCGGTGTCGCGCCGCCGGCGTCTGCCCGGTCATGCGAACGGCGCGCCGTGGCAACGACGCTGCTCCGGAACGATGACGGCTTCATCACCATGCCAATCAGTATCGGCGGCCGTCCGGCAAGCATGCTGGTCGATACCGGGTCGGATACCGGCCTGTTCACCGAACTTGGTGCGGACCGTCTGCAGCTCAGCCGCGATCCGACCCGTCGCACCCTGTTGCAAGGCACCGGCGGTACTGGCCGGACCGTGCAGAACGTATCGTATCCCGACCTCGTGATCGGCACGCTCCGCCTGCCCGGCGGCAGCATGCCGGCAGGCGGTCTGCCGGGAATGCCGGTCGTGACACCGCCGGTGGCCGGTTTGATCGGAGCGGACGTGCTATCGCAGTTCGATGTCGAACTCGATCTCGAACAACATCGTATCGTCTTGTGGCAGATCCGATCCGGCTCGCTCGCCTGCTCGCCACCACCGAGCTGGGACGGAGCATTCGACACCATCCCGCTTGAGCGGCACGGGAACCGGCTGACCCTCACAGCCAAGCTGGACGGCGTCGCGATCACCGCGCTGGTCGATAGCGGAGCGCGATCGCGTATCTTGTCGCGCCGGGCCGCAGCCAAGCTCGGTGTCGATGCAGACCGGCTCGATGCCGATCCCGGCGGCATAACCGCCGGCGTGGATCTGCACGAGACCAGCTATCACTGGCACCGCTTCGACACGTTGACGATCGGAGGCGAAACGCAGAAGCGACCGGTTCTCACCGTGGCTCCGCTCGACGAGCAGTTGGATCTGCTATTGGGCGCGGACTGGTTCGCTGAACGTGATGTCTGGATCAGCTACGCGACCAACCAGATGTTCGTGCGCAGGATAACAGCTCCGAAATGA
- the cysE gene encoding serine O-acetyltransferase, which yields MDSTTLDPVIIRQAPVSVSTTLSPIDVGALWRQLMAEAGCCGDPIMSRLLQTSIRRHGDFRTALAWLIARKLADATVPAEALADLVVESHTADPEIVAAAASDLVAIKERDPASPDLVTPFLYFKGFQSLQMYRVAHWLWQDGRRHLAQHLQSRASELFGLDIHPAAQIGRRVLIDHGTGIVIGETAVLEDDVSMLQGVTLGGTGKSIGDRHPKIRRGVLIGAGAKILGNIEIGEGAKIGAGSIVLESVRPYTTVVGNPARLVGTRHSSMPAFTMDQSLPPVDYII from the coding sequence ATGGACAGCACCACCCTCGATCCAGTCATCATCCGGCAGGCTCCCGTATCGGTCAGCACCACGCTGAGCCCGATAGACGTCGGTGCGCTGTGGCGGCAGTTGATGGCGGAAGCCGGCTGCTGCGGTGATCCGATCATGAGCCGGCTGCTGCAGACCAGCATCCGTCGGCATGGGGATTTCCGGACCGCCCTGGCCTGGCTGATTGCGCGCAAGCTCGCCGACGCGACCGTGCCGGCGGAAGCCCTCGCCGATCTGGTGGTGGAATCTCATACGGCCGACCCGGAGATCGTCGCGGCGGCGGCATCCGACCTGGTGGCGATCAAGGAGCGCGACCCGGCCTCTCCCGACCTCGTCACCCCGTTCCTCTACTTCAAGGGATTCCAGTCCCTGCAGATGTATCGCGTGGCGCACTGGCTCTGGCAGGACGGCCGCCGGCACCTGGCGCAGCACCTGCAGAGCCGGGCCTCGGAACTGTTCGGGCTCGACATCCATCCGGCGGCCCAGATCGGGCGGCGCGTGCTGATCGACCACGGCACCGGCATCGTGATCGGCGAGACGGCGGTGCTCGAGGACGACGTCTCGATGCTGCAGGGCGTGACCCTCGGCGGCACCGGCAAGAGCATCGGCGATCGGCACCCGAAGATCCGGCGCGGCGTGCTGATTGGCGCCGGCGCCAAGATCCTCGGCAACATCGAGATCGGAGAGGGCGCCAAGATCGGCGCCGGCAGCATCGTGCTGGAGTCGGTGCGTCCCTACACCACCGTGGTCGGCAATCCGGCCCGGCTGGTCGGCACACGCCATTCGAGCATGCCGGCCTTCACGATGGACCAGTCGCTGCCGCCGGTCGACTACATCATCTAG
- a CDS encoding DUF2256 domain-containing protein: MPRGIAKSDLPSKPCARCGRPFTWRKKWARDWDQVKYCSDACRAARQSDKQSPEGGAR, translated from the coding sequence ATGCCGCGCGGGATCGCCAAGTCCGACCTCCCGAGCAAGCCATGCGCACGCTGCGGCCGTCCGTTCACCTGGCGCAAGAAATGGGCACGCGACTGGGACCAGGTAAAATACTGCTCGGATGCCTGCCGCGCGGCGCGTCAGTCCGACAAGCAGTCACCCGAGGGCGGTGCGCGATGA
- a CDS encoding ammonium transporter — protein MHVAPAARSPLSSNIRTGIATGSALAAIMLLAFAHPALAADAAPAAPVAPPKIDSGDTAWMLTSTALVLMMTVPGLALYYAGMVRKKNVLATLMQAFAICCLVTITWVVVGYSLTFTTGSAYIGDFSRFMLHGMATNITKGSDIGFTLGAGSSNPTVTTIPESVYMMFQMTFAIITPALIAGAFADRMKFSAMCVFMVLWSIVVYAPIAHWVWSPIGWVAAFGAIDFAGGTVVHINAGIAGLMCALVLGKRTGYGHDDMSPHNLTYAVIGASLLWVGWFGFNAGSAVGANGRAGMAMAATQIATAAAALGWMFAEWIIKGKPTVLGIISGAVAGLVAITPASGFVLPGASIIIGLVAGVGCYFAATSLKHLLGYDDSLDAFGVHGIGGIIGALLTGVFAYGPLSATDASPAGVVGSFAQFIIQGKAVLVTVIWSGLLSFVLLKVIDWTIGLRVSHDDEVEGLDMTLHGERLG, from the coding sequence ATGCACGTTGCCCCCGCGGCTCGATCGCCGCTGTCCTCCAACATCCGCACCGGTATCGCAACAGGCTCGGCGCTTGCGGCCATCATGCTGCTGGCCTTCGCTCATCCGGCGCTGGCCGCCGATGCCGCGCCCGCTGCACCCGTGGCGCCTCCGAAGATCGATTCCGGCGATACCGCCTGGATGCTCACCAGCACCGCCCTGGTGCTGATGATGACGGTGCCCGGCCTCGCGCTCTATTACGCCGGCATGGTGCGCAAGAAAAACGTCCTCGCCACCTTGATGCAGGCTTTCGCGATCTGCTGCCTGGTCACCATTACCTGGGTCGTGGTCGGCTACAGCCTGACCTTCACCACCGGCTCGGCCTACATCGGCGATTTCTCGCGCTTCATGCTGCATGGCATGGCCACGAACATCACCAAGGGCTCCGACATCGGCTTCACTCTCGGCGCGGGATCGTCCAATCCGACGGTCACGACGATCCCCGAGAGCGTCTACATGATGTTCCAGATGACGTTCGCGATCATCACCCCGGCGCTGATCGCCGGCGCGTTCGCGGATCGCATGAAATTCTCCGCCATGTGCGTCTTCATGGTGCTGTGGTCGATCGTCGTCTACGCGCCGATCGCGCACTGGGTCTGGAGCCCGATCGGCTGGGTCGCCGCGTTTGGCGCGATCGACTTCGCCGGCGGCACCGTCGTTCACATCAATGCCGGTATCGCCGGCCTGATGTGCGCGCTCGTGCTCGGCAAGCGCACCGGCTACGGCCATGACGACATGTCGCCGCACAACCTCACCTACGCGGTCATCGGCGCATCGCTCCTGTGGGTTGGCTGGTTCGGCTTCAACGCCGGCTCCGCGGTCGGCGCGAACGGACGCGCCGGCATGGCGATGGCCGCAACGCAGATCGCGACCGCGGCAGCAGCACTCGGCTGGATGTTCGCCGAGTGGATCATCAAGGGCAAGCCGACCGTTCTCGGCATCATTTCCGGCGCGGTTGCCGGACTGGTCGCGATCACCCCGGCTTCGGGCTTCGTGCTGCCGGGTGCTTCGATCATCATCGGCCTCGTCGCCGGTGTCGGCTGCTACTTCGCGGCAACCAGCCTCAAGCATCTGCTCGGTTATGACGACAGTCTCGATGCGTTCGGCGTGCACGGTATCGGCGGCATCATCGGTGCGTTGCTGACCGGCGTGTTCGCCTATGGCCCTCTTTCGGCAACCGATGCGTCGCCGGCCGGCGTCGTCGGGTCGTTCGCCCAGTTCATCATCCAGGGCAAGGCCGTCCTGGTGACCGTGATCTGGAGCGGCCTGCTTTCATTCGTCCTGCTGAAAGTCATCGACTGGACCATCGGTCTTCGCGTCAGCCATGACGACGAGGTCGAAGGTCTCGACATGACGCTGCACGGCGAGCGTCTCGGCTGA